One part of the Megachile rotundata isolate GNS110a chromosome 16, iyMegRotu1, whole genome shotgun sequence genome encodes these proteins:
- the LOC100877502 gene encoding NACHT domain- and WD repeat-containing protein 1 isoform X4, producing MHYATNVNPDRSPYLAEYFFDEIHAAYQHSRGCFLLLLVGDEYNTGWLPTRLSEETYGILSSRCSAMEEYYEQDSNCYVLKAGRYDTVKDSWQSSEPTIRETLKKAAESVVSEKCDNEEIRNILKSTVERQLEYALTLDETGDGIIAVTRTWKGKKNPKAVSSLKSLVTSNIREDNIINVDVEQKPGGINPDNRNHKVYLAHLCRLVVNRVQTLVNASIEADPEIKSKKKMVQEIYAESLMHLALLRDVKPCGENENVERIKQLFINGKSQKHGPIMIKGGKYSGKSSLLSRIYADASSWLDCATFKVVRLCASTPRSAYSLELLRVLCQHIGFLSGILDGNLPKDASFDPLYLNNWLGQIMRKLEEEPLKEQLVIILDDLHRLHPLECDIVAALSWLPIHLPPGVHLVVTTAVPPEMLRLTPVQKERLRSSEILIELQDPTPDTHETENVFDMLEKLVGECAANRIGAILACTEYGLSETEVLEVIMPTGGDGPLFLEEGMFNFSTWYLVRRTFNEFLKVPKYPGTKIELPIAVKVRVLSGRLLFSWQYPIRDLARKRYFSNQEVLKSYHGELANLFFSEDFEDKDDKSSPEEETPKKETPFQSRPRSQDTAYNIRHVEEAWLHLLRAGDVEKLKKLAVCAFDFLLAAVQMISVSYLRCVLEHSRRYLLERDLELVYYTIRKSSDILTRDPLQLGAQLICWLRPVAEDGGDLVSRMVTAAMAWCDGYTAPLLVPLNGWLQPPLPLQIRTLSCPQGVKLVEAAPSGQHVIVVPFQGDAQLWHVMSGQLVHTFKGHSSPISCLAVTQQSQYLLTGSEDTSIIVWDMKELTLKLRIQEHIAPVLCLTSALKNSVIVSGGEDSRIIATSLLTGDVLIKVDHHRGPVNSILVDSAGEILVSGSSDCTVCLWCLVRFTLLKSIMLPSAVTMLDVSADSVFLLAACEDQKLYLRSLATGTEIHTLRGHQGEVKSICLAKDCRRAIAGGTKGKVSVFDMHSGRLTKTLPASPSADVTAVKVTDKDDFLITAAGDRVAYWSFRGEEAHAKVQKSSKQESLHPHTAPISCLDISRDGAMAVTGGVDSLVNLWQLNTHELLSTFEGHIASITCIAFSASGLFVASGSEDKTVRVWGLTLGLVVATFKHQAPVTAVTAMFDGRRIVSSDRAGAIRVWAADTGTLIQSVCGPGRCFTVSSDMRYAICGTGDNQLRIVSLGAGPEEKYLVSHSQDITCLVATPDSRQLITGSRDMSLKVWQLAGGKLSQVLVGHTDHVTCVAVSVLDKSIVVSGSKDANLIVWDIDTGSDLHTLKGHLGYIMCVKLSGDGSLAASGSEDKSLIIWDTRKGCPLSSIMLHVPVLGLEVATDLSRLSLHLLEHKCMPILCLYNTPAQYVKLPDYVAPWCDIRDLRPPGPKRPNKRLLKKEVSLDSDTWRRKYGHLTSGVLRSSVDDGLQRRFSVSASMDEISKVGLTSSPSGLGPEQAALAQSQHFDQLEALWNKQSPPARPRSHGRTLSKQSSLQATRISDSEEEGVPD from the exons ATGCACTATGCAACGAATGTGAATCCTGATAGAAGTCCATACTTAGCCGAATACTTTTTCGACGAAATACATGCTGCTTATCAACATTCGAGAGGCTGTTTTCTATTG CTGCTTGTCGGAGACGAATACAATACAGGATGGCTGCCGACGAGACTCAGCGAGGAGACTTATGGAATTCTATCTTCCCGTTGCTCCGCGATGGAGGAATATTACGAACAGGATAGTAATTGCTACGTCTTAAAGGCTGGCAG ATACGACACTGTAAAAGACAGCTGGCAAAGTTCAGAACCAACGATTCGAGAGACGCTGAAGAAAGCAGCGGAGTCCGTCGTATCCGAAAAATGTGATAACGAAgaaattcgaaatattttaaagagCACCGTGGAGAGGCAGCTCGAGTACGCCCTAA CCTTGGACGAAACAGGAGACGGAATAATAGCAGTGACACGAACGTGGAAGGGGAAGAAGAATCCGAAAGCGGTGTCGTCGTTAAAGTCCCTAGTAACCAGTAATATAAGAGAAGACAATATTATTAACGTAGACGTCGAACAAAAGCCAGGCGGTATTAACCCTGACAATAGAAACCACAAGGTGTATTTGGCTCATCTCTGTCGTTTGGTGGTGAATCGCGTGCAGACCTTGGTGAACGCTTCGATCGAAGCGGACCCTGAGATCAAAAGCAAGAAGAAAATGGTGCAGGAGATTTACGCGGAGAGTTTGATGCACCTGGCTCTCCTGAGAGACGTGAAACCTTGCGGGGAGAATGAGAACGTCGAACGAATTAAGCAACTGTTTATTAATG GAAAATCACAGAAACACGGTCCAATAATGATAAAAGGCGGCAAGTACTCCGGCAAGTCCTCTCTGCTGTCAAGAATCTACGCGGACGCCTCATCTTGGTTAGATTGCGCCACTTTCAAAGTGGTTCGCCTCTGTGCTTCCACTCCACGATCAGCGTACAGCTTGGAGTTGCTTCGAGTGCTGTGTCAACACATCGGTTTCCTTTCTGGCATATTAGACGGAAACCTCCCTAAAGATGCCTCGTTCGACCCTCTTTACCTGAACAATTGGCTGGGCCAAATTATGAGGAAGTTGGAAGAGGAGCCGCTTAAGGAGCAACTGGTGATCATACTTGATGATCTTCATCGATTGCATCCGTTGGAGTGCGACATTGTTGCTGCTCTTTCTTGGTTACCTATACATTTACCTCCAG GAGTGCATTTAGTAGTAACAACAGCGGTACCTCCAGAAATGCTGCGCCTCACCCCAGTCCAGAAAGAGAGATTGCGCAGTAGCGAGATCTTGATCGAACTACAAGACCCAACTCCAGATACCCATGAAACTGAAAATGTCTTTGACATGTTAGAAAAGCTGGTAGGAGAATGTGCAGCCAATAGAATTGGCGCGATTTTAGCTTGCACGGAGTATGGTTTGTCGGAAACAGAGGTGCTTGAGGTGATCATGCCGACTGGGGGTGATGGACCTCTGTTTCTGGAAGAAGGCATGTTTAACTTTTCTACTTGGTATCTGGTTAGGAGGACGTTCAACGAATTTCTGAAG GTACCAAAGTACCCAGGTACCAAGATTGAGTTACCTATTGCTGTTAAGGTCCGGGTGTTAAGCGGAAGACTGCTGTTCTCCTGGCAATACCCGATCCGCGACCTCGCCCGCAAGAGATACTTCTCCAACCAGGAGGTCTTGAAGAGTTACCACGGCGAGCTAGCGAATCTCTTCTTCTCGGAGGACTTCGAGGACAAGGATGACAAATCATCTCCTGAAGAGGAGACTCCGAAGAAGGAGACACCTTTCCAAAGCAGACCCAGGTCACAAGACACGGCGTACAACATTAGACACGTCGAGGAAGCGTGGTTACATTTACTGCGAGCCGGAGACGTCGAGAAGCTAAAGAAGTTAGCGGTCTGCGCCTTCGACTTCCTCCTTGCCGCCGTTCAAATGATTTCCGTCAGTTACCTACGATGCGTTCTGGAACACTCGAGGAGGTACCTGCTTGAAAGAGACTTGGAGTTGGTTTACTACACCATAAGAAAGTCCAGCGACATTTTGACGAGGGATCCTCTCCAGCTTGGAGCGCAGCTCATCTGCTGGCTGAGACCCGTTGCGGAGGACGGTGGTGATCTG GTGAGCAGAATGGTCACTGCAGCAATGGCTTGGTGCGACGGTTACACGGCCCCGTTATTAGTGCCATTAAATGGCTGGCTTCAACCACCTCTGCCTCTTCAAATTCGCACACTATCCTGTCCACAAGGAGTGAAACTCGTGGAGGCTGCTCCTTCGGGACAGCATGTCATCGTGGTTCCTTTTCAAGGCGACGCTCAACTCTGGCACGTGATGTCTGGACAATTGGTTCACACCTTCAAAG GTCATTCCAGTCCGATTTCCTGCCTAGCAGTCACCCAGCAGTCCCAGTACTTGCTGACTGGCTCTGAAGACACTTCGATCATAGTCTGGGACATGAAGGAGTTGACCTTGAAGTTGAGAATACAGGAACACATCGCACCAGTATTGTGCTTGACATCTGCCCTCAAGAATTCTGTGATTGTCAG TGGAGGCGAAGACTCCAGGATCATCGCTACGAGTCTGCTAACAGGCGACGTCCTCATCAAAGTGGACCACCACAGAGGCCCCGTGAACTCCATTCTCGTCGATTCCGCCGGGGAGATCCTCGTCTCCGGCTCCTCTGACTGCACAGTTTGCTTGTGGTGTCTGGTGAGATTCACGTTGCTGAAGAGCATCATGCTCCCCTCCGCGGTGACGATGCTCGACGTGTCGGCCGATTCAGTCTTTCTGTTGGCGGCCTGCGAGGATCAGAAACTGTACCTGAGGTCTCTGGCGACGGGGACAGAGATACACACGCTGAGGGGACATCAAGGAGAAGTGAAGAGCATCTGTCTGGCGAAGGACTGCAGAAGGGCGATCGCTGGGGGGACCAAGGGCAAAGTCTCGGTTTTTGATATGCACAGCGGGAGGCTGACGAAAACACTGCCAGCTAGTCCTTCGGCGGATGTCACTGCTGTTAAA GTGACAGACAAAGACGACTTCCTAATAACAGCAGCCGGCGACAGAGTAGCTTACTGGAGCTTCCGCGGTGAAGAAGCACACGCAAAGGTCCAAAAGTCCAGTAAGCAGGAATCCTTGCATCCACATACAGCCCCGATCTCCTGTTTGGACATATCCAGGGATGGAGCTATGGCAGTCACCGGTGGAGTCGACTCCCTAGTGAATTTGTGGCAACTGAACACTCACGAGTTACTCTCGACCTTCGAAGGTCACATCGCGAGCATCACCTGCATTGCGTTCTCAGCTTCTGGGCTATTCGTTGCTTCCG GGTCCGAGGACAAGACGGTCCGAGTCTGGGGACTGACTTTAGGACTAGTTGTGGCTACCTTCAAACACCAGGCACCGGTTACTGCAGTCACCGCCATGTTTGACGGCCGGCGGATAGTCAGTTCCGACAGGGCTGGCGCGATCCGAGTTTGGGCAGCTGATACTGGGACTCTGATTCAGTCCGTGTGTGGACCTGGACGTTGCTTCACTGTTTCTTCTGACATGAG GTACGCTATTTGTGGAACCGGAGACAATCAACTGCGGATAGTGAGCTTGGGAGCCGGCCCCGAAGAGAAGTACCTGGTCTCACATTCTCAGGACATCACATGCCTAGTGGCTACTCCCGATTCCCGTCAACTAATCACCGGCTCCAGAGACATGAGCCTGAAAGTTTGGCAACTTGCCGGTGGCAAATTATCACAG GTGCTCGTGGGACACACCGATCACGTCACCTGTGTCGCAGTATCCGTCCTAGATAAATCCATCGTGGTATCCGGCTCCAAGGACGCCAACCTCATAGTCTGGGACATCGACACCGGCTCAGACCTCCACACCCTGAAGGGCCATTTAGGGTACATCATGTGCGTGAAGCTATCCGGAGACGGCTCTCTTGCGGCTTCCGGGAGCGAGGACAAGAGTCTGATCATTTGGGACACGAGGAAAGGCTGTCCTCTCAGCAGCATCATGCTACATGTGCCTGTGCTGGGCCTCGAAGTTGCCACGGACCTTTCTAGACTCTCTTTACATCTCCTCGAACATAAATGCATGCCTATACTCTGTTTATATAATACGCCGGCTCAGTATGTTAAGTTACCTGATTATGTGGCACCCTGGTGCGATATCAGGGACCTGAGACCTCCTGGACCAAAGAGACCTAATAAGAGGCTGCTGAAGAAGGAGGTGTCTCTGGACAGCGACACGTGGCGCAGGAAATATGGACATCTTACGTCTG GAGTGTTAAGATCATCAGTGGACGACGGTTTACAACGACGTTTTAGCGTAAGTGCATCAATGGACGAGATCAGCAAAGTCGGATTAACGAGTAGTCCTTCGGGACTCGGACCGGAACAGGCCGCCCTAGCTCAGTCGCAGCATTTCGATCAGCTGGAGGCACTTTGGAACAAGCAGTCGCCTCCTGCCAGGCCTCGTTCTCACGGTAGAACACTTTCCAAGCAGAGTTCTCTGCAGGCCACGCGAATATCCGACTCGGAGGAGGAGG GTGTACCAGACTAA